The following are from one region of the Syngnathus typhle isolate RoL2023-S1 ecotype Sweden linkage group LG22, RoL_Styp_1.0, whole genome shotgun sequence genome:
- the LOC133146503 gene encoding homeobox-containing protein 1-like isoform X2, whose product MSDFSEEPRFTIEQIDLLQRLRRSGMTKQEILHALETLDRLDREHGDKFGRRTSSSSSSSSAYMVGGTNSCTNNSASNNTASATTTSSVTCNGAINNGEDGVGDHSATTASSTTSKISTATQTQFGSNGGGLSPSLSNNYDTSPPPAPPPPSTILPSPVSLVALSQNGRDSLAATPNGKLSPPRYPVNSAAAVRTFGFEPIEEDLDVDDKVEELMRRDSSMVKEEIKAFLGNRRISQAVVAQVTGISQSRISHWLLQHGSDLSEQKKRAFYRWYALEKTTPGATLNMRPAPLPLEEMEWRQTPPPLATAPGTFRLRRGSRFTWRKECLAVMESYFNDNQYPDEAKREEIANACNAVIQKPGKKLSDLERVTSLKVYNWFANRRKEIKRRANIATILESHGIDVQSPGGHSNSDDIDGNDFTDQACDLPYFDKRPLSRQFGLYRLEPSSPTQDDNAAHSEHQDPISLAVEMAAVNHTILALSRTGGVPSDIKTEVLEDD is encoded by the exons ATGTCTGACTTCAGCGAGGAACCTCGCTTCACTATCGAGCAGATAGATCTGCTGCAGCGGCTGCGCCGCTCCGGCATGACCAAGCAGGAGATCCTGCATGCGCTGGAAACTCTGGACCGGCTGGACCGGGAGCACGGCGACAAGTTCGGTCGCCGcacctcatcctcctcctcttcctcctccgcctACATGGTAGGCGGGACAAACAGCTGCACCAACAACTCTGCCTCCAACAACACTGCCTCCGCAACCACCACCTCTTCCGTGACGTGCAACGGCGCCATCAACAATGGCGAAGACGGCGTCGGCGACCACTCCGCAACCACTGCCTCCTCTACGACCTCCAAGATATCCACAGCCACGCAGACGCAGTTTGGCAGCAACGGCGGGGGGCTCTCGCCCTCTCTTAGTAACAACTATGACACCTCCCCACCTCCAGCGCCGCCGCCACCCTCCACCATCTTGCCCTCACCTGTCTCACTGGTGGCGTTGTCACAGAATGGGCGTGACAGTCTAGCTGCCACACCCAACGGAAAGCTGTCTCCTCCTCGCTACCCTGTCAACAGCGCCGCAGCAGTAAGAACCTTTGGGTTCGAGCCTATAGAAGAGGACCTTGATGTTGACGATAAAGTGGAGGAGCTGATGAG GAGGGATAGCAGCATGGTAAAAGAGGAGATTAAAGCCTTTCTGGGGAACCGCCGGATCTCGCAGGCTGTGGTGGCACAAGTCACTG GCATCAGCCAGAGCAGAATCTCCCATTGGCTGCTGCAGCATGGCTCCGATCTGAGTGAGCAGAAGAAGAGGGCCTTCTACCGTTGGTACGCGCTGGAGAAAACGACACCAG GTGCCACTCTGAACATGCGGCCGGCGCCATTGCCTCTGGAGGAGATGGAGTGGAGGCAAACTCCTCCTCCACTGGCCACAGCCCCGGGAACTTTCCGACTTCGGCGGGGAAGCCGCTTCACTTGGAGGAAGGAGTGTCTGGCTGTGATGGAGAG CTACTTCAACGACAACCAGTACCCAGATGAAGCCAAAAGGGAGGAAATTGCCAACGCCTGTAATGCTGTTATTCAGAAACCAG GGAAGAAGCTATCTGATTTGGAGAGGGTCACTTCCCTCAAAGTTTACAACTGGTTCGCGAACCGCCGCAAAGAAATCAAGAGGCGAGCTAACATTG CCACAATCCTGGAGAGTCATGGGATAGACGTGCAGAGTCCAGGAGGACACTCCAACAGTGACGACATTGACGGGAACGATTTCACAGACCAG GCATGTGATCTGCCATATTTTGACAAGAGACCTCTCAGCCGACAATTTGGCCTTTACCGCTTGGAGCCCAGCTCCCCTACACAg GATGACAACGCCGCTCACAGCGAGCACCAGGAT
- the LOC133146503 gene encoding homeobox-containing protein 1-like isoform X1 gives MSDFSEEPRFTIEQIDLLQRLRRSGMTKQEILHALETLDRLDREHGDKFGRRTSSSSSSSSAYMVGGTNSCTNNSASNNTASATTTSSVTCNGAINNGEDGVGDHSATTASSTTSKISTATQTQFGSNGGGLSPSLSNNYDTSPPPAPPPPSTILPSPVSLVALSQNGRDSLAATPNGKLSPPRYPVNSAAAVRTFGFEPIEEDLDVDDKVEELMRRDSSMVKEEIKAFLGNRRISQAVVAQVTGISQSRISHWLLQHGSDLSEQKKRAFYRWYALEKTTPGATLNMRPAPLPLEEMEWRQTPPPLATAPGTFRLRRGSRFTWRKECLAVMESYFNDNQYPDEAKREEIANACNAVIQKPGKKLSDLERVTSLKVYNWFANRRKEIKRRANIEATILESHGIDVQSPGGHSNSDDIDGNDFTDQACDLPYFDKRPLSRQFGLYRLEPSSPTQDDNAAHSEHQDPISLAVEMAAVNHTILALSRTGGVPSDIKTEVLEDD, from the exons ATGTCTGACTTCAGCGAGGAACCTCGCTTCACTATCGAGCAGATAGATCTGCTGCAGCGGCTGCGCCGCTCCGGCATGACCAAGCAGGAGATCCTGCATGCGCTGGAAACTCTGGACCGGCTGGACCGGGAGCACGGCGACAAGTTCGGTCGCCGcacctcatcctcctcctcttcctcctccgcctACATGGTAGGCGGGACAAACAGCTGCACCAACAACTCTGCCTCCAACAACACTGCCTCCGCAACCACCACCTCTTCCGTGACGTGCAACGGCGCCATCAACAATGGCGAAGACGGCGTCGGCGACCACTCCGCAACCACTGCCTCCTCTACGACCTCCAAGATATCCACAGCCACGCAGACGCAGTTTGGCAGCAACGGCGGGGGGCTCTCGCCCTCTCTTAGTAACAACTATGACACCTCCCCACCTCCAGCGCCGCCGCCACCCTCCACCATCTTGCCCTCACCTGTCTCACTGGTGGCGTTGTCACAGAATGGGCGTGACAGTCTAGCTGCCACACCCAACGGAAAGCTGTCTCCTCCTCGCTACCCTGTCAACAGCGCCGCAGCAGTAAGAACCTTTGGGTTCGAGCCTATAGAAGAGGACCTTGATGTTGACGATAAAGTGGAGGAGCTGATGAG GAGGGATAGCAGCATGGTAAAAGAGGAGATTAAAGCCTTTCTGGGGAACCGCCGGATCTCGCAGGCTGTGGTGGCACAAGTCACTG GCATCAGCCAGAGCAGAATCTCCCATTGGCTGCTGCAGCATGGCTCCGATCTGAGTGAGCAGAAGAAGAGGGCCTTCTACCGTTGGTACGCGCTGGAGAAAACGACACCAG GTGCCACTCTGAACATGCGGCCGGCGCCATTGCCTCTGGAGGAGATGGAGTGGAGGCAAACTCCTCCTCCACTGGCCACAGCCCCGGGAACTTTCCGACTTCGGCGGGGAAGCCGCTTCACTTGGAGGAAGGAGTGTCTGGCTGTGATGGAGAG CTACTTCAACGACAACCAGTACCCAGATGAAGCCAAAAGGGAGGAAATTGCCAACGCCTGTAATGCTGTTATTCAGAAACCAG GGAAGAAGCTATCTGATTTGGAGAGGGTCACTTCCCTCAAAGTTTACAACTGGTTCGCGAACCGCCGCAAAGAAATCAAGAGGCGAGCTAACATTG AAGCCACAATCCTGGAGAGTCATGGGATAGACGTGCAGAGTCCAGGAGGACACTCCAACAGTGACGACATTGACGGGAACGATTTCACAGACCAG GCATGTGATCTGCCATATTTTGACAAGAGACCTCTCAGCCGACAATTTGGCCTTTACCGCTTGGAGCCCAGCTCCCCTACACAg GATGACAACGCCGCTCACAGCGAGCACCAGGAT
- the LOC133146519 gene encoding trace amine-associated receptor 7g-like, which produces MEPDLFRNNTDATNPKHPCYESSNSSLIFTSDPSITCILGYCVLTFLSIATICGNLLVIISVVYFKQLHTPTNYFILSLSLADLLVGLLVFPFSMTFTVTWCFFDNNFICKIRDIFDVSLCTSSILNLCCISIDRYYAVCQPLEYRSKITAQVALSMILVCWGIAVVIAFWIILGGYSQGTCEGMCSVTVILVNIMGPFLSFYLPAVIMSCIYLKIFFIAQRQVSSIQISNSISKIERKATKTLAIVMGVFLLFMSPYFFYVVFHPLFPHHSSIPAIEILNWLTLSNSMLNPFIYAFFYNWFRSAFKMIITGKIFQGNLGDSILI; this is translated from the coding sequence ATGGAACCGGATTTGTTCCGGAACAACACTGATGCTACAAATCCCAAACATCCTTGTTACGAGTCTTCCAATTCATCCTTGATATTTACAAGTGACCCTTCTATAACATGTATCTTAGGATATTGTGTACTTACTTTTTTGTCTATTGCTACAATCTGTGGAAATCTTCTTGTCATAATCTCAGTTGTGTACTTCAAACAACTTCACACTCCTACTAACTATTTTATTCTGTCTCTATCTTTGGCTGACTTACTCGTTGGTCTTTTGGTTTTTCCCTTCAGTATGACCTTTACTGTGACCTGGTGCTTTTTTGACAACAATTTCATCTGTAAAATCCGAGATATATTCGACGTGTCATTGTGCACGTCATCCATTTTGAATTTATGTTGCATATCTATTGACAGATATTATGCTGTGTGTCAGCCTCTGGAATATAGATCCAAAATAACTGCTCAAGTAGCTCTGTCTATGATTCTCGTGTGCTGGGGTATTGCTGTTGTGATTGCATTCTGGATTATATTAGGAGGATACAGCCAAGGAACATGTGAGGGAATGTGCTCTGTTACTGTTATTTTGGTAAACATTATGGgaccttttttgtctttttacctACCTGCAGTCATTATGAGCTGCATCTacttgaagattttttttatagctcAGAGGCAAGTGAGCAGCATCCAGATCTCAAACTCTATAAGTAAGATAGAGAGGAAAGCTACCAAAACCCTGGCCATTGTTATGGGagtgtttttattattcatgTCACCTTACTTTTTTTATGTTGTCTTTCACCCACTCTTCCCTCACCACTCGTCCATTCCTGCGATTGAAATATTGAACTGGCTCACGTTATCTAATTCGATGCTGAATCCTTTTATTTATGCTTTCTTTTATAACTGGTTCCGGTCTGCTTTTAAAATGATTATAACTGGGAAAATATTTCAAGGTAATTTGGGGGATTCCATATTGATTTGA
- the LOC133146518 gene encoding trace amine-associated receptor 1-like has protein sequence MEPELTNIYTNIHPCYVLDNTTYIFTSNPSIICVTLYVFLGLLCVCTICGNLLVIISIIYFKQLHIHTNHLILSLAVADILLGVLVFPLTMSFTIFSCWHHEGLFCKIRDCFDITLSITSILNLFCISMDRYYAVCHPLTYRSKINDQVIDIMIMVSWGLAAMIGIGNTVVGFTRGKCEESCLMDAVIWITVSCIFAFYIPVIIMISVYLRIFLVAQKQVRSIQSTACTMSGSIVSKRERKATKTLATVMGVFILCWAPFFIYVISQPLIYNVTQIAVRETLNWIALLNSLLNPLIYAIFYSRFRTAYRLIITGKIFQGDFTNTQLF, from the coding sequence ATGGAACCAGAGCTGACCAACATTTATACTAACATACATCCCTGCTATGTATTAGATAATACAACATACATATTTACGAGTAATCCGTCAATTATATGCGTCACACTGTATGTTTTTCTTGGTTTATTATGTGTTTGTACGATATGTGGAAACCTCCTTGTAATAATCTCAATCATATACTTTAAACAGCTCCACATACATACTAACCATCTCATTTTGTCTTTAGCTGTGGCTGATATATTGCTCGGAGTTTTGGTTTTTCCTTTAACTATGTCTTTCACCATATTCTCCTGTTGGCATCACGAAGGCCTGTTTTGTAAAATACGAGACTGTTTTGATATCACACTGAGTATTACTTCaattctaaatcttttttgtattTCAATGGACAGATATTACGCCGTGTGCCACCCTCTGACCTACAGAAGTAAAATAAATGATCAAGTTATAGACATTATGATCATGGTAAGCTGGGGTCTTGCTGCAATGATAGGAATTGGAAATACAGTAGTCGGATTTACCCGAGGGAAATGTGAAGAAAGCTGCCTAATGGATGCAGTGATTTGGATCACCGTGTCATGCATATTTGCCTTTTATATTCCAGTGATCATAATGATTAGTGTCTACTTGAGGATTTTTCTTGTTGCACAGAAACAAGTACGCAGCATCCAGAGTACAGCATGTACAATGTCAGGATCAATTGTCAGTAAAAGGGAGAGGAAAGCTACCAAAACTCTAGCTACTGTTATGGGAGTTTTTATCTTATGTTGGGCACCATTCTTCATTTACGTCATCTCTCAGCCTTTAATATATAATGTAACTCAAATCGCTGTGAGGGAAACGCTAAATTGGATTGCGCTTTTAAATTCATTGCTTAACCCATTGATTTATGCTATCTTTTACAGCCGGTTCAGAACAGCTTATCGACTGATCATTACTGGGAAAATATTTCAAGGCGATTTTACAAACACACAACTCTTTTAA